One Maribacter cobaltidurans genomic window carries:
- a CDS encoding non-canonical purine NTP diphosphatase, producing the protein MKLVFATHNQNKLREVQQLLPKKIELVSLNDLGCTEDIPETAETLEGNAKLKSDFVYDKYRLPCFADDTGLIVQALNGEPGVYSARYAGAQNDADANMDKLLRNLKDKEDRSACFTTVIALNLDGETQFFEGSVQGEIIGSKKGSQGFGYDPIFKPDGYTETFAELPLEIKNEIGHRGKAFSKLITYLKIYHVTI; encoded by the coding sequence ATGAAACTTGTTTTTGCCACGCATAACCAAAATAAACTAAGGGAAGTTCAGCAGCTATTACCCAAAAAAATAGAATTGGTCTCATTAAATGATCTAGGATGTACGGAAGACATTCCCGAAACAGCGGAAACTTTAGAGGGGAATGCAAAACTTAAATCGGATTTCGTGTATGATAAATACCGGTTACCCTGTTTTGCGGATGATACAGGTTTGATTGTCCAAGCATTAAACGGTGAGCCGGGCGTTTATTCGGCCAGATATGCAGGAGCACAGAATGATGCGGATGCCAACATGGATAAATTATTAAGAAACCTTAAGGACAAAGAGGATCGCTCTGCATGCTTCACAACCGTAATCGCATTGAATTTGGACGGGGAAACCCAATTTTTTGAAGGTTCCGTTCAAGGGGAAATCATAGGTTCCAAAAAAGGAAGCCAGGGATTTGGCTATGATCCCATTTTTAAACCGGATGGTTATACGGAAACGTTTGCAGAACTTCCACTGGAAATAAAAAATGAAATAGGACACAGGGGAAAAGCCTTTTCAAAGCTTATTACCTATTTAAAGATATACCATGTTACAATCTAA
- a CDS encoding YihY/virulence factor BrkB family protein: MSLEVEERLEKIPVINKVVRLLKTIKLPGLEGLSLYDLLEMYVNGIVQGALSSRASAISFSLFMALFPLLIFMVTLVPFLVDYISIQNENFELQFQLFLESFLPNATGDYFGDIFRQIKDQKRGGLLSSAFLLSIFLVANGVNSIFGGFETSYHIELKRNFFRQYLYALMVGLILAILIIVGFVAYIYFEFYVLGYLTEFAARQGGYVLDEDEIIGVQIAKVLFFILLSYFTTAILYYFGTREGKQARFFSIGALVTTVLFLLTSYLFGIYVEKFARYNELYGALGGLLILMVYIWLNSNILLLGFELNASLNSLRKISKQE; this comes from the coding sequence ATGTCTTTAGAGGTAGAGGAAAGACTTGAAAAGATTCCAGTTATCAATAAGGTAGTTAGGTTGTTGAAGACCATTAAATTACCTGGCCTTGAAGGACTTTCCCTTTACGATCTTTTGGAAATGTATGTTAATGGGATAGTGCAGGGTGCACTGTCCTCTAGGGCGAGTGCCATTTCCTTTAGTCTTTTTATGGCCCTGTTTCCGCTATTGATTTTTATGGTTACCCTAGTGCCGTTCTTGGTGGATTATATTAGTATCCAAAATGAAAATTTTGAATTACAGTTTCAGCTTTTTTTGGAATCTTTTTTGCCAAATGCCACGGGAGATTACTTTGGGGATATATTTAGACAGATAAAGGACCAAAAAAGAGGAGGATTATTGTCCTCTGCTTTTTTACTTTCCATTTTTTTGGTTGCCAATGGGGTCAATTCCATTTTTGGAGGTTTTGAGACTAGTTATCATATTGAACTTAAGCGCAATTTTTTTAGACAATATTTATATGCGCTTATGGTAGGTCTTATTTTGGCCATTCTTATTATTGTGGGCTTTGTGGCCTATATCTATTTTGAGTTTTATGTCTTGGGTTATTTGACGGAGTTTGCCGCCAGACAGGGTGGTTATGTGCTCGACGAAGATGAGATTATTGGTGTACAAATAGCCAAAGTATTGTTTTTTATACTACTGTCTTATTTCACCACGGCAATTCTGTATTATTTTGGGACAAGGGAGGGGAAACAGGCACGATTTTTTTCAATTGGGGCATTGGTTACGACAGTTTTGTTTTTATTGACTTCTTACCTGTTCGGAATTTATGTGGAAAAATTTGCAAGATATAACGAACTCTATGGTGCCTTGGGGGGATTATTGATATTAATGGTTTATATATGGTTAAATTCCAATATCTTGCTCCTTGGGTTTGAACTCAATGCATCCCTAAATTCCTTACGCAAAATAAGCAAGCAAGAATGA
- the serA gene encoding phosphoglycerate dehydrogenase codes for MVASGRKYVFDFDSTLTRVEALDVLAEMTLEGKSNREDIVNEIQRITNLGIDGDISFTESLERRIKLLNAHKDDLEKLVEELRQKISKSIASNKEFFEKYAEDIYVISCGFKEFIDPIVKDYNIPSERVYANTFRFDADGNIIGFDENNVLSQHNGKIECLKQMNLDGEVQVIGDGYSDYVMREAGIADKFFAYTENVHREKAARNADHITPNLDEFLFVNDLPRNISYPKNRIKILLLENVHTAAFDSLSSEGFSVELLKHSLSEEELIEKIKDVHVLGIRSKTQVTQKVLDAAEKLLVVGAFCIGTTQIDLDYAKRKGVVVFNAPYSNTRSVVELAIGEIIMLMRSVFARSSEIHSGQWQKTAAGSREVRGKNLGIVGYGNIGKQLSVLAEAMGMKVYYYDVNDQLALGNAIKCSTLEDLLSISDVVTLHVDDNKANKNFIGQREINQMKKGAMLINLSRGFVVDIDALAEGLESGKIGGAAVDVYPEEPSSNGDFKTKLQGFPNVILTPHVGGSTEEAQRDIADFVPNKIMDYINSGNTVDAVNFPNIRLPKQKNVHRFLHIHKNVPGIMAKINKVLAKYELNISSQYLSTDSEVGYVITDLDKEYNKDVIKALKKVENTIKFRVLY; via the coding sequence ATGGTTGCATCGGGAAGAAAATATGTTTTTGATTTTGACAGTACCCTCACCAGAGTTGAGGCTTTGGATGTGCTGGCGGAGATGACCTTGGAAGGGAAATCCAATAGGGAGGATATCGTGAACGAGATACAGCGTATTACCAATTTGGGTATCGACGGTGACATTTCCTTTACCGAATCCTTGGAGCGTAGAATAAAGCTCCTGAATGCCCATAAAGACGATTTGGAGAAGCTAGTGGAGGAATTAAGACAAAAGATTTCCAAATCCATAGCCTCCAATAAGGAGTTTTTTGAAAAATATGCCGAGGATATCTATGTGATTTCCTGTGGATTCAAGGAGTTTATAGACCCTATAGTTAAGGATTACAATATACCTTCGGAAAGAGTATATGCCAATACCTTTAGGTTTGATGCCGATGGAAATATCATTGGTTTTGATGAGAATAACGTACTTTCCCAACACAACGGAAAAATAGAATGCCTTAAACAAATGAATCTGGACGGAGAGGTTCAGGTCATTGGTGACGGTTATAGTGATTATGTAATGAGGGAAGCTGGGATAGCGGATAAGTTTTTTGCCTATACGGAAAATGTCCACCGGGAAAAAGCCGCTAGAAACGCTGACCATATTACACCTAATTTAGATGAATTTTTATTTGTGAACGATTTGCCAAGAAATATCTCTTACCCAAAGAACAGAATTAAGATCCTTTTATTGGAAAATGTGCATACCGCTGCCTTTGATAGCCTTTCAAGCGAAGGGTTTTCGGTAGAACTCTTAAAGCACAGCCTATCAGAAGAAGAACTGATTGAAAAAATTAAGGATGTGCATGTATTGGGCATCCGCTCCAAAACCCAAGTAACCCAGAAAGTTTTGGATGCCGCCGAAAAACTATTGGTGGTAGGTGCATTTTGTATCGGTACCACCCAAATAGACCTGGACTACGCCAAGAGAAAAGGAGTGGTAGTGTTCAACGCTCCATACAGTAATACACGTTCCGTAGTAGAATTGGCCATTGGTGAAATCATTATGTTGATGCGTAGTGTTTTTGCCAGAAGTTCTGAGATTCATTCTGGTCAATGGCAGAAAACTGCCGCTGGCTCAAGGGAAGTGCGTGGTAAGAACCTCGGTATAGTCGGTTATGGAAATATAGGTAAGCAGTTATCTGTATTGGCAGAGGCTATGGGTATGAAGGTGTATTACTATGATGTAAATGACCAATTGGCTCTTGGAAATGCCATTAAATGTAGCACGTTGGAGGATTTATTGAGTATCTCGGATGTAGTCACGCTTCACGTTGATGATAATAAGGCCAATAAAAACTTCATTGGGCAACGGGAAATTAACCAAATGAAGAAAGGGGCCATGCTTATAAATCTTTCTAGAGGTTTTGTCGTGGATATAGATGCCTTGGCAGAAGGTTTGGAAAGTGGTAAAATAGGAGGAGCGGCAGTGGATGTGTATCCTGAGGAACCCAGTAGCAACGGTGATTTTAAAACGAAGCTGCAAGGTTTTCCTAATGTAATCCTTACTCCTCATGTAGGTGGTAGCACAGAGGAGGCCCAAAGGGACATTGCGGATTTTGTGCCCAACAAAATTATGGACTACATCAATTCTGGGAATACTGTGGATGCGGTGAACTTTCCAAATATCAGGCTACCGAAGCAAAAAAATGTTCATCGGTTTTTACATATCCATAAGAACGTACCTGGAATCATGGCCAAAATCAACAAAGTTTTGGCCAAATACGAACTTAACATCTCCAGCCAATATTTATCCACGGATAGTGAGGTGGGTTATGTTATTACCGATTTGGACAAGGAATACAATAAGGATGTAATTAAGGCCCTAAAAAAGGTGGAGAACACCATTAAATTCAGGGTTCTTTATTAA
- a CDS encoding methyltransferase family protein, translating to MELKLPPVLIFFFFALIMYLVGEFLPVGFFDFFGRFLLAEILMGLAGLIGLVSLIQFFRSKTSVDPIKPQKASRLVTSGLYNYSRNPMYLALLMILLGFGLFLGNAFNTLVAAGFVGYMNRFQIIPEEKILLDKFGKDYKAYITATRRWF from the coding sequence ATGGAGTTAAAGTTGCCCCCGGTTCTGATTTTTTTCTTTTTTGCGTTGATAATGTATTTGGTCGGTGAGTTTTTGCCGGTTGGTTTTTTTGACTTCTTTGGCCGATTTCTTTTGGCGGAGATATTGATGGGCTTAGCAGGTCTTATTGGTTTGGTTTCTCTGATTCAATTTTTTAGATCCAAGACTTCAGTAGATCCTATTAAACCCCAAAAAGCGAGTCGGTTGGTAACATCAGGACTGTACAATTATTCAAGAAACCCTATGTACTTGGCCCTGTTGATGATTTTGCTCGGTTTTGGACTTTTCCTGGGAAACGCTTTCAACACTTTGGTCGCAGCCGGGTTTGTTGGATATATGAATCGTTTTCAGATTATACCTGAGGAAAAGATTCTTCTGGACAAATTTGGGAAGGATTATAAGGCTTATATTACAGCTACAAGAAGGTGGTTTTAA
- a CDS encoding alpha/beta fold hydrolase, whose protein sequence is MKIFAALFCTMFFMTNTGFAQQNYFRSFDGVKITYTDEGFGEPVLLLHGFLNSGKSWDNTELKKDLLNKGYRVIIPDLRGCGQSDKPQEESSYQDNAEVKDIKLLMTHLHAKNYNAIGYSRGSIVLAELLTEDPRIKKAVFGGMGIDFTNPKWDRRLAFAKAFNGEVSEMTKGALDYARSINADFRSLYLQQKYQPATPKEELSQLNVKILVIAGNEDLDNGDPEALKKILKKSKLVIVPGDHNGTWKTKAFSKEILRFL, encoded by the coding sequence ATGAAAATCTTTGCCGCTCTTTTTTGTACGATGTTCTTCATGACCAATACAGGTTTTGCCCAGCAAAATTATTTTCGGTCGTTTGATGGGGTAAAAATCACCTATACGGACGAAGGTTTTGGGGAACCTGTGTTGCTTCTGCATGGATTTTTAAACTCTGGGAAATCTTGGGATAATACCGAGCTAAAAAAAGACCTGTTGAATAAGGGATACAGGGTTATTATTCCTGATTTAAGAGGCTGTGGTCAGTCAGATAAGCCCCAAGAGGAATCCTCCTATCAGGATAATGCGGAGGTGAAAGATATAAAATTGCTAATGACCCATTTGCATGCCAAAAATTATAATGCCATTGGCTATTCTAGGGGCAGTATTGTTTTGGCGGAACTCCTAACGGAGGACCCAAGAATCAAGAAAGCTGTTTTTGGAGGTATGGGTATCGACTTTACAAATCCAAAATGGGATAGAAGATTGGCGTTTGCAAAAGCTTTTAATGGGGAAGTATCAGAAATGACAAAAGGAGCCTTAGATTACGCTAGATCAATCAATGCCGACTTTAGGTCACTTTATTTGCAACAAAAATATCAACCTGCTACTCCCAAAGAAGAGCTTAGTCAATTGAACGTAAAAATATTGGTAATCGCAGGGAACGAGGATTTGGACAATGGTGATCCCGAAGCCCTAAAAAAGATATTGAAAAAATCAAAACTCGTGATTGTGCCTGGAGACCATAATGGAACCTGGAAAACAAAAGCGTTTTCCAAGGAAATCCTTCGTTTTTTATAA
- a CDS encoding DEAD/DEAH box helicase — MTKFEALGLNQSLLNAVSDMGFESPSEVQEKAIPILLESDTDLVALAQTGTGKTAAFGFPLIQKIDGNSRTTQGLILSPTRELCLQITNELQLYSKYEKNISVVAIYGGASITEQARQIKRGAQIVVATPGRMKDMISRGLVDITKIDYCVLDEADEMLNMGFFEDIQDILSNTPNEKSTWLFSATMPKEVSVIAKKFMHSPQEITVGTKNSGASTVQHEYYVVSGRDRYPALKRLADTNPDIFSVIFCRTKRDTQKVAEKLIEDGYNAGALHGDLSQNQRDLVMNAFRKKQIQMLVATDVAARGIDVDDITHVINYQLPDEIETYTHRSGRTGRAGKSGISMVIITRSELRKIKAIENKIKQDFIQKNIPTGIEICEIQLYHLANKIKDTKINPEVDSYLPAINDVLKGIDREELIKKIVSVEFTRFFNYYNKTKDLNSSPERSNDDGRVSYSDNGNGSVRYFINVGEKDGYDWMSLKDFIRDTVGLGKEDVYKVDVKESFSFFNTEASVTEQILSTFTEFKVDGRFVNVEVSKNPGGGGGGGKRRGKGGKDKGKRRNSFKGEDKGRGKGRDRGNSSSPNSGKRRSKKRKGDFF, encoded by the coding sequence ATGACAAAGTTTGAAGCATTGGGACTAAACCAGTCCTTATTGAATGCTGTGTCGGACATGGGATTTGAATCCCCATCCGAAGTACAGGAAAAAGCAATCCCCATTTTATTGGAAAGTGACACGGACCTAGTGGCCCTGGCCCAAACAGGTACAGGAAAAACAGCTGCTTTCGGGTTTCCCCTAATTCAAAAAATTGATGGTAACAGCCGCACGACCCAAGGGTTGATTCTCTCCCCAACGAGAGAACTTTGCTTGCAGATTACCAATGAACTACAGCTATATTCCAAATATGAAAAGAATATTAGCGTGGTGGCCATTTACGGTGGTGCCAGCATCACGGAGCAGGCTAGACAGATAAAACGAGGAGCCCAAATTGTGGTGGCAACGCCAGGGAGAATGAAAGACATGATCAGTAGAGGTTTGGTGGATATTACCAAAATTGACTATTGTGTACTTGATGAGGCCGACGAAATGCTGAATATGGGCTTCTTTGAAGATATTCAGGATATTCTCTCCAATACACCCAATGAAAAATCCACTTGGTTGTTTTCGGCTACTATGCCAAAAGAAGTGTCGGTCATTGCCAAAAAGTTTATGCATTCCCCACAGGAAATTACCGTGGGAACCAAAAATTCCGGAGCCTCAACCGTGCAGCATGAGTATTATGTAGTAAGTGGCAGGGATCGTTACCCAGCCTTAAAAAGACTTGCAGATACCAATCCGGATATATTTTCAGTGATTTTCTGTAGAACCAAGAGGGACACACAAAAAGTAGCCGAAAAATTGATCGAGGATGGGTATAATGCCGGTGCTTTGCACGGGGACCTCAGCCAGAACCAACGAGATTTGGTCATGAACGCCTTCCGAAAGAAGCAAATTCAAATGTTGGTAGCAACGGATGTCGCAGCAAGAGGTATCGATGTTGATGACATTACCCATGTCATCAATTATCAACTCCCGGATGAAATAGAGACCTATACACACAGAAGTGGTAGAACAGGTAGAGCTGGAAAATCCGGAATTTCAATGGTCATCATTACGCGTAGTGAATTGCGCAAAATAAAGGCTATTGAAAATAAGATAAAACAGGATTTCATCCAGAAAAATATTCCCACAGGTATAGAAATATGTGAGATACAGTTGTATCACCTTGCCAATAAAATCAAGGATACCAAAATAAACCCTGAGGTAGATAGCTATTTACCTGCAATTAATGATGTTTTAAAAGGAATTGACCGGGAAGAGCTTATCAAGAAAATTGTTTCCGTAGAATTCACTAGGTTCTTCAATTACTATAATAAGACCAAAGATTTAAACTCTTCCCCGGAAAGGTCCAATGATGACGGTAGGGTTTCCTATTCGGACAATGGAAATGGCTCGGTCCGCTATTTTATCAATGTTGGGGAGAAGGATGGTTATGATTGGATGTCCCTTAAGGACTTTATCCGTGATACCGTAGGCCTAGGAAAGGAAGATGTATACAAGGTGGATGTAAAGGAAAGTTTTTCCTTCTTCAATACAGAAGCATCGGTTACCGAACAAATTCTTAGCACATTTACCGAATTTAAGGTAGATGGCCGTTTTGTTAATGTTGAAGTCTCCAAAAACCCCGGAGGCGGAGGCGGAGGAGGTAAACGTCGTGGTAAAGGCGGTAAGGACAAAGGAAAAAGAAGAAACAGTTTTAAAGGCGAGGACAAGGGCCGTGGCAAGGGTAGGGATCGAGGAAATTCCAGCAGTCCCAACTCCGGAAAGAGAAGAAGCAAAAAACGAAAAGGTGATTTCTTTTAG
- the rlmH gene encoding 23S rRNA (pseudouridine(1915)-N(3))-methyltransferase RlmH, with amino-acid sequence MTIKLLAIGKTDSKELQKLISIYQQRLDHYIKFQLEIIPDLKKTKNLSEDQQKIKEGGLILKSLSSTDVLILLDENGKQYSSVEFSNYLQKKMNSGMKQLVFLIGGPYGFSEEIYKKASGKISLSKMTFSHQMVRLFIVEQLYRAFTILRNEPYHHQ; translated from the coding sequence ATGACGATAAAACTTCTGGCCATAGGAAAAACCGATAGCAAAGAACTGCAAAAACTAATCTCTATCTACCAACAACGTCTGGACCATTATATTAAATTTCAACTGGAAATCATCCCCGATCTCAAAAAAACCAAAAATCTATCCGAGGACCAGCAAAAAATAAAGGAAGGGGGACTTATTCTAAAATCACTCTCCAGTACCGATGTCTTGATTCTATTGGACGAAAACGGAAAGCAATATTCCTCTGTAGAATTTTCCAATTATTTACAGAAGAAAATGAACTCAGGTATGAAACAACTGGTCTTTTTGATAGGTGGTCCCTATGGATTTAGCGAAGAAATCTATAAAAAGGCCTCCGGAAAAATTAGTCTCTCCAAGATGACCTTTTCCCATCAGATGGTACGCTTGTTCATTGTAGAACAGCTATATAGAGCCTTTACGATTCTCAGAAACGAACCGTACCATCATCAATAG
- a CDS encoding SatD family protein, whose product MIAIITGDIINSENHHSSEWMDILKDYFSRFGPSPMNWEIYRGDEFQLKVTQENALLTAIRIKALLKSIKDLDVRMGIGIGLETYIGSGVSESNGPAYQRSGRKLESIKDGKVNLSIATGNEFYDRTLNLMLQLASDFMDSWSMVSAEIMALVLDDPKASQKEIAQKLGIKQSAVSQRLKRARLDLVMDLLGYYDLVIKEI is encoded by the coding sequence ATGATTGCAATTATTACCGGAGATATCATAAATTCCGAAAATCACCATTCTTCTGAGTGGATGGATATTCTAAAGGACTACTTCTCACGTTTTGGTCCATCTCCCATGAATTGGGAGATATATAGAGGTGATGAGTTTCAATTAAAGGTAACGCAGGAGAATGCCCTGTTAACTGCCATTAGAATAAAAGCGCTGTTAAAATCAATCAAGGATTTAGATGTAAGAATGGGAATTGGAATAGGATTGGAAACCTATATTGGTTCGGGTGTAAGTGAATCCAATGGGCCGGCCTATCAACGTTCAGGACGTAAATTGGAATCCATAAAGGATGGTAAAGTGAACCTAAGTATAGCAACAGGGAATGAATTCTATGATAGAACCTTGAACTTAATGCTACAATTGGCCTCTGATTTTATGGATAGCTGGAGTATGGTCTCTGCGGAAATTATGGCATTGGTCTTGGATGATCCAAAGGCATCCCAAAAAGAGATAGCCCAAAAATTGGGAATTAAACAATCGGCGGTTAGTCAACGATTAAAAAGGGCCAGGTTGGATTTGGTAATGGATTTATTGGGGTATTATGATTTGGTAATTAAGGAAATTTGA
- the nadC gene encoding carboxylating nicotinate-nucleotide diphosphorylase produces MISKEQFDQELKGIIANAIREDVGDGDHSSLACIPVGAKGKAKLLVKDEGIIAGIDFANMVFDYVDKDMVFEKVLKDGAKVKYGDIAFYVEGSSRSILMAERLVLNSMQRMSAIATKTRSYVDLLEGTKTKILDTRKTTPGIRALEKWAVKIGGGENHRFALYDMIMLKDNHIDFAGGITKAIDMTKAYLKETGKDLKIIVEARNLNEIREILKSDGVYRILIDNFNYEDTREAVRLIGDKCLTESSGGITEATIRKYAECGVDYISSGALTHSVYNMDLSLKAV; encoded by the coding sequence ATGATTTCAAAAGAGCAGTTCGACCAAGAATTAAAAGGAATAATAGCCAATGCCATAAGGGAAGATGTTGGTGATGGGGACCATAGTTCCTTGGCCTGTATTCCTGTAGGAGCCAAAGGTAAAGCCAAATTGTTGGTCAAGGACGAGGGTATTATCGCGGGAATTGACTTCGCAAATATGGTATTTGATTATGTGGATAAGGATATGGTATTTGAAAAAGTACTGAAGGATGGAGCAAAAGTAAAATATGGTGATATTGCCTTTTATGTGGAAGGAAGTTCGCGTAGTATATTAATGGCGGAGCGGCTAGTCTTAAATTCCATGCAACGCATGAGCGCCATCGCCACCAAGACAAGATCCTATGTGGATTTATTGGAAGGTACAAAGACCAAAATCCTGGATACCCGGAAAACTACCCCTGGAATAAGGGCTTTAGAAAAGTGGGCCGTTAAGATTGGGGGAGGGGAAAATCACCGATTTGCCCTATACGACATGATTATGCTCAAAGATAATCATATTGACTTCGCAGGAGGAATTACCAAGGCGATTGATATGACCAAGGCCTATTTGAAAGAAACCGGCAAAGATCTAAAAATAATAGTAGAAGCGAGGAATTTGAATGAAATAAGGGAAATTCTAAAATCCGATGGCGTCTACCGCATACTTATCGATAATTTTAATTATGAGGATACCCGGGAAGCGGTGCGGTTAATAGGTGATAAGTGCCTAACAGAGTCCTCTGGAGGAATAACGGAAGCTACCATTCGGAAATATGCAGAATGTGGCGTGGATTATATATCCTCTGGTGCCTTGACGCATTCTGTGTACAACATGGACCTTAGTTTAAAAGCCGTGTAA
- a CDS encoding DUF4337 domain-containing protein: MLQSKKSQEMVEVSVASERAEAVGGVLIAFFAAFMAISQMINGELEEEMMIAHNKVVNYSSWYQSKSIKESLKESELDYLQALLESGVVVEDKVKGIQEKVDNVKLQIEKYASEKNEILIGSANIPQESWAQDLDGEMGKIVGINEWEALADEYDFATKKFDLGMLFFQISIVLGAVCIIIYDNPLLQKTFIVCMIISGIIGTLLSIYGYTLAP; this comes from the coding sequence ATGTTACAATCTAAAAAAAGCCAGGAGATGGTCGAGGTCTCCGTTGCTTCCGAAAGAGCTGAAGCCGTTGGAGGTGTCCTGATTGCCTTTTTTGCTGCATTTATGGCCATTTCACAAATGATCAACGGGGAACTGGAGGAAGAAATGATGATTGCCCATAATAAAGTTGTCAATTATTCCAGTTGGTACCAGTCCAAAAGCATAAAGGAAAGCTTAAAGGAGAGTGAACTGGACTATCTGCAGGCACTTTTGGAAAGCGGCGTGGTGGTTGAGGACAAAGTAAAAGGCATTCAGGAAAAAGTAGATAATGTAAAGCTTCAAATAGAAAAATACGCTTCCGAAAAAAACGAAATCCTAATAGGCTCTGCCAATATTCCCCAAGAATCCTGGGCCCAGGACTTGGATGGTGAAATGGGTAAAATTGTTGGAATCAACGAGTGGGAAGCCCTTGCCGATGAATATGACTTTGCAACCAAAAAATTTGATTTGGGCATGCTCTTCTTCCAAATAAGTATTGTTTTAGGTGCCGTTTGTATCATCATTTATGACAATCCATTGTTGCAGAAGACCTTCATAGTATGTATGATAATTTCCGGAATCATTGGTACTTTATTATCCATTTATGGGTACACTCTCGCACCTTAA
- a CDS encoding DUF3307 domain-containing protein encodes MQLFVKLLLAHLLGDFMLQPTKWVIHKEANKGTSIYLYLHVLIHFVLYMLILWDLEKWGIALILAISHLIIDMAKLYANPLFKNKGIPFFIDQVLHLMAIYICVYYSNLYGHTMALFTELDWPLVLAIVFVTSPSAIIMGKLLEGMSNQINTDHKSLPNAGKYIGIIERLFVLTFIIIGRWEAIGLLITAKSVFRFNDLKESNSRKLTEYILIGTLVSFGLAIIAGILYVHYNP; translated from the coding sequence ATGCAGCTATTCGTAAAACTTTTACTAGCCCATCTTCTGGGGGATTTTATGTTACAACCTACCAAATGGGTCATACATAAAGAGGCGAACAAGGGTACTTCAATATATCTCTATTTGCATGTACTTATCCATTTTGTCCTATATATGTTGATTCTATGGGACTTGGAAAAGTGGGGTATAGCCCTGATTTTAGCTATAAGCCATTTGATTATAGATATGGCCAAACTCTATGCGAACCCATTGTTTAAAAATAAAGGCATCCCATTTTTCATAGACCAAGTATTGCATCTTATGGCCATATACATTTGCGTTTATTATTCAAATCTGTACGGGCATACAATGGCCCTATTTACGGAGTTGGATTGGCCACTTGTTTTGGCTATCGTATTTGTAACTTCACCATCTGCCATTATCATGGGAAAATTGTTGGAAGGTATGTCCAACCAAATAAACACGGACCATAAGTCACTGCCAAATGCCGGAAAATATATTGGTATTATAGAAAGATTGTTCGTTTTGACCTTTATAATTATCGGTAGGTGGGAGGCGATAGGTCTTTTGATAACGGCAAAATCCGTTTTTAGGTTTAATGACCTAAAGGAAAGCAATAGTAGAAAGCTCACGGAATACATATTAATTGGTACATTAGTAAGCTTTGGACTGGCAATAATTGCCGGAATCCTATATGTTCATTACAACCCATGA